A stretch of the Vicia villosa cultivar HV-30 ecotype Madison, WI unplaced genomic scaffold, Vvil1.0 ctg.000024F_1_1, whole genome shotgun sequence genome encodes the following:
- the LOC131622051 gene encoding glutathione S-transferase F11-like — MVVKVYGSIRAACPQRVLACLIEKGIEFEIVHVDLDKGEQKHPEFLLLQPFGQVPVIEDGDLRLFESRAIIRYYAEKYADRGPDLLGSTLEVKAIVDQWLEVEAHNFNDLCFNIMFNLVILPRMGKGGDMGLVHSCEEKLEKVFDVYESRLSKSSYLAGDNFSLADLSHLPGIGHLIEGAKMGHLVSERKHVNAWWEKISSRPAWKKLKNLVG, encoded by the exons ATGGTGGTTAAAGTTTATGGTTCAATAAGAGCAGCATGCCCTCAGAGAGTGTTGGCTTGCCTCATAGAAAAAGGGATAGAATTTGAAATTGTCCATGTTGATCTTGATAAAGGAGAACAAAAGCATCCTGAATTTCTTCTCCTCCag CCCTTTGGTCAAGTTCCAGTAATAGAGGATGGTGATTTGAGACTCTTTG AATCCAGGGCTATTATAAGGTACTACGCGGAAAAATACGCCGACCGTGGACCTGACCTACTTGGCTCAACATTGGAAGTGAAAGCTATTGTGGATCAATGGCTTGAAGTAGAAGCACACAATTTCAATGATTTGTGTTTCAACATCATGTTTAATCTTGTAATTTTACCAAGGATGGGTAAAGGTGGAGACATGGGTTTGGTTCATAGTTGTGAAGAGAAGCTAGAGAAGGTGTTTGATGTGTATGAAAGTAGGCTCTCTAAAAGCAGTTATCTTGCTGGTGATAACTTCAGTTTGGCTGATCTTAGTCATCTTCCTGGAATTGGACATCTTATAGAGGGAGCAAAAATGGGACATTTGGTTAGTGAGAGGAAGCATGTGAATGCTTGGTGGGAGAAGATTTCAAGTAGGCCAGCTTGGAAGAAGTTGAAGAATTTGGTTGGTTAA